A window of the Bacteroides thetaiotaomicron VPI-5482 genome harbors these coding sequences:
- a CDS encoding DNA topoisomerase IV subunit B, translating into MEENELISVDNNNAVEYTDDNIRHLSDMEHVRTRPGMYIGRLGDGAHAEDGIYVLLKEVIDNSIDEFKMQAGKKIEITVEENLRVSVRDYGRGIPQGKLVEAVSVLNTGGKYDSKAFKKSVGLNGVGVKAVNALSSRFEVRSYRDGKVRIATFSKGNLQTDVTQDTEEDNGTFIFFEPDNTLFVNYCFKPEFIETMLRNYTYLNTGLAIIYNGHRILSRNGLVDLLNDNMTATGLYPIVHLKGEDIEIAFTHTGQYGEEYYSFVNGQHTTQGGTHQSAFKEHIARTIKEFFNKNMDYTDIRNGLVAAIAVNVEEPIFESQTKTKLGSTNMTPGGVTVNKYVGDFIKLEVDNFLHKNADVAEVMQQKIQESEKERKAIAGVTKLARERAKKANLHNRKLRDCRIHLNDPKGKGMEEDSCIFITEGDSASGSITKSRDVNTQAVFSLRGKPLNSFGLTKKVVYENEEFNLLQAALNIEDGIEGLRYNKVIVATDADVDGMHIRLLLITFFLQFFPDLIKKGHVYILQTPLFRVRNKKKTVYCYSEDERVNAINELSPNPEITRFKGLGEISPDEFKHFIGKDMRLEQVTLRKTDAVKELLEFYMGKNTMERQNFIIDNLVIEEDLAS; encoded by the coding sequence ATGGAAGAGAACGAATTGATATCTGTAGACAACAACAATGCAGTAGAGTACACTGACGACAACATCCGCCACCTGAGCGACATGGAACATGTGCGCACACGCCCCGGTATGTACATCGGTAGGCTGGGCGATGGCGCGCACGCCGAAGACGGAATCTATGTCCTCCTCAAAGAAGTCATTGACAACAGTATCGACGAGTTCAAAATGCAAGCCGGTAAGAAAATCGAAATTACCGTTGAAGAGAACCTCCGCGTCAGCGTACGCGACTACGGACGAGGCATCCCGCAGGGAAAGCTGGTAGAAGCCGTAAGCGTACTGAACACGGGTGGTAAATACGACAGCAAGGCATTTAAGAAAAGCGTCGGACTGAACGGTGTCGGTGTGAAAGCCGTCAACGCATTGAGCTCTCGTTTTGAAGTACGCAGTTACCGTGACGGTAAAGTGCGTATCGCCACATTCTCCAAAGGAAACCTGCAGACCGACGTGACGCAGGACACCGAAGAGGACAACGGAACCTTTATCTTCTTCGAACCGGACAATACGCTGTTCGTCAACTACTGCTTCAAGCCCGAATTTATCGAGACCATGTTGCGTAACTATACGTACCTCAACACGGGACTCGCCATCATTTACAACGGTCACCGCATCCTGTCGCGCAACGGTCTGGTAGACCTGCTGAACGACAACATGACGGCAACCGGCCTCTATCCCATCGTCCACCTGAAAGGAGAAGACATCGAAATCGCCTTCACTCACACCGGACAGTACGGAGAAGAGTATTACTCCTTCGTCAACGGTCAGCACACCACACAGGGGGGTACCCATCAGAGTGCTTTCAAAGAACATATCGCCCGTACCATCAAAGAGTTCTTCAACAAGAACATGGACTATACCGACATCCGTAACGGACTGGTTGCCGCCATCGCCGTCAATGTGGAAGAGCCGATCTTCGAAAGCCAGACCAAAACGAAACTGGGATCTACCAACATGACTCCCGGCGGCGTGACAGTCAACAAATACGTAGGCGACTTCATCAAGTTGGAAGTAGACAACTTCCTGCACAAAAACGCGGACGTAGCGGAAGTAATGCAGCAAAAGATACAGGAATCGGAAAAGGAACGGAAAGCCATCGCAGGCGTCACGAAGCTGGCACGCGAACGTGCCAAGAAGGCCAACCTGCACAACCGCAAGTTGCGCGACTGCCGCATCCACCTCAACGACCCGAAAGGGAAAGGAATGGAAGAAGACTCCTGCATCTTCATCACCGAGGGAGACTCGGCGAGCGGTTCCATCACCAAAAGCCGTGACGTAAACACTCAGGCAGTATTCAGCCTTCGCGGTAAACCGCTGAACTCGTTCGGACTGACGAAAAAGGTAGTCTACGAAAACGAAGAGTTCAACCTGCTGCAAGCTGCGTTAAATATAGAAGACGGCATAGAAGGACTCCGTTACAACAAAGTGATCGTTGCCACCGATGCCGATGTGGACGGTATGCACATCCGTCTGCTGCTCATCACGTTCTTCCTGCAATTCTTCCCCGACCTCATCAAGAAAGGTCACGTATATATTCTGCAAACGCCGTTATTCCGCGTGCGCAACAAGAAGAAAACGGTGTACTGCTACAGCGAGGACGAACGGGTGAACGCCATCAACGAACTAAGCCCCAACCCGGAAATCACCCGATTCAAGGGACTGGGAGAAATATCACCGGACGAATTCAAGCACTTTATCGGCAAGGATATGCGCCTGGAACAAGTGACATTGCGTAAGACAGATGCCGTAAAAGAACTGCTGGAGTTCTACATGGGCAAGAATACAATGGAACGACAGAACTTTATTATAGACAATCTGGTTATAGAAGAAGACTTGGCATCATGA
- a CDS encoding PQQ-binding-like beta-propeller repeat protein yields the protein MKRLSVILLSFLLYLPLCAQFKGTVYVDINQSGTFDKGDKPLEGVMVTDGMNVVKTDRKGRFSLSGFEKTRFISITTPAGFETQQFYLPVKEDRKSYDFIVTESERTKGREHSFIHITDTEVTGGVGRWVTDLQQYIKNEQPAFLIHTGDICYEPGLTVHNQIVNAQTMDCPVYYCIGNHDLVKGNYGEELYESIYGPTWYSFDVGNVHYVVTPIDHGDNPTDYTQRDVYNWLKNDLALMKKDQALVLFNHDLFTPGDNFVFKADKKDILDFRTFNTKAQIYGHMHYNYVRNQKGIYTICTGTLDKGGIDHSPSSFRDIKIDANDHLTTQLRYTFIEPQIAIVSPMKNQAAPIHPETGYQLPVSVNTYNSQAKTSSVSYVLSNPEDNREIAKGNLSPLTDWNWSGNIQIPANENGKKLNLTVTSSFNDGKEATATSQFLYQKDFKSTAIAGKDWNTLLQNASHSGGINDSQIKLPLQLQWTANTGSNIFMTSPLIAGQRVFIATTDDNTSLNTYICAFDFHSGKQLWKFRTENSVKNTIACENGIVVAQDASCNLYALDAASGKPLWQQYINLKNYPYLTEGLTIDKGIVYAGIGAGLSAYDLKTGKVIWTNTDWKQREGSTTTLTIAGDVLISGTQWGGLYGNDIRTGKQLWKLSDNGLGNRGASPVYKDGKLWLISSKSFFLIEPQTGKVLQQKELSANLDVTSTPLVTEQEIIFGSADRGVFALDKPTLFIKWRAETLPSLVYTAPYSSTPQAGVETSPVSSQGIVYIGASDGYLYAIDQSTGIIKDKLYFGAPVFSTIAVSGNRMIVCDFAGNVYCFASN from the coding sequence ATGAAAAGACTATCCGTAATACTCTTGTCATTTTTACTATATCTTCCGCTGTGCGCACAATTTAAAGGAACCGTCTATGTCGACATCAATCAATCGGGCACATTCGACAAAGGAGACAAACCGCTGGAGGGAGTGATGGTAACAGACGGAATGAACGTAGTAAAAACAGATAGAAAAGGCCGGTTCTCCTTATCGGGATTCGAGAAAACCCGATTTATCAGCATCACTACGCCTGCCGGATTCGAGACACAGCAATTCTACCTCCCTGTCAAGGAGGACAGGAAAAGCTATGATTTTATAGTGACCGAAAGCGAACGGACCAAGGGCAGAGAACACTCCTTTATCCATATCACCGACACGGAAGTGACCGGAGGAGTGGGGCGTTGGGTCACCGACCTACAACAATACATAAAGAACGAACAACCGGCTTTTCTGATTCATACCGGAGACATCTGCTACGAACCGGGACTCACAGTGCACAATCAAATTGTGAATGCACAAACAATGGACTGCCCCGTCTATTACTGCATAGGCAACCACGACCTGGTGAAAGGCAACTACGGCGAAGAACTTTATGAATCGATTTATGGCCCGACATGGTATTCGTTCGATGTCGGCAACGTGCATTATGTCGTTACTCCCATCGACCACGGAGACAACCCGACCGATTACACGCAAAGGGATGTATACAACTGGCTGAAGAATGACCTCGCCCTGATGAAGAAAGATCAGGCGCTTGTTCTTTTTAACCACGACCTGTTTACTCCCGGCGATAACTTCGTATTCAAGGCAGACAAAAAGGATATCCTCGACTTTCGTACCTTCAACACGAAAGCACAAATTTACGGACATATGCACTACAACTACGTCCGCAATCAGAAAGGCATTTATACCATCTGCACCGGCACACTGGACAAAGGAGGCATCGATCACTCCCCTTCTTCATTCAGAGACATAAAGATAGATGCCAACGATCACCTCACAACGCAACTGCGTTATACTTTCATCGAACCGCAAATCGCTATTGTTTCTCCGATGAAGAATCAAGCAGCCCCCATACATCCGGAAACCGGCTATCAGCTTCCGGTCTCGGTCAACACCTATAACTCACAGGCAAAAACATCGTCTGTTTCTTATGTGCTGAGCAATCCGGAAGACAACCGGGAAATAGCCAAAGGCAACCTGTCGCCCCTCACCGACTGGAACTGGAGCGGAAATATTCAAATACCCGCTAACGAAAACGGAAAGAAACTGAACCTGACAGTGACTTCATCCTTCAACGACGGAAAGGAAGCGACTGCCACCAGTCAGTTCCTTTATCAGAAAGATTTCAAATCGACTGCTATCGCAGGGAAGGACTGGAATACCCTACTTCAGAACGCAAGTCACTCCGGTGGAATAAATGACTCCCAAATCAAACTCCCCCTGCAACTACAATGGACAGCGAACACAGGAAGTAACATCTTCATGACCTCCCCCCTCATCGCCGGACAAAGAGTATTCATTGCCACTACCGATGATAACACGTCGCTCAACACTTATATCTGTGCATTCGACTTCCATTCCGGCAAACAACTATGGAAGTTCCGCACGGAAAACTCGGTAAAGAATACCATTGCCTGCGAAAATGGAATCGTTGTAGCCCAGGATGCCTCCTGCAATCTGTACGCCCTCGACGCAGCATCCGGAAAACCACTGTGGCAACAATACATCAACTTAAAGAACTATCCCTATCTGACCGAAGGACTGACAATTGACAAAGGAATCGTCTATGCCGGAATCGGTGCCGGACTTTCAGCCTACGACCTGAAAACAGGAAAAGTGATATGGACCAACACGGACTGGAAACAACGGGAAGGCTCGACCACCACGTTAACCATCGCCGGAGACGTACTAATCAGTGGTACCCAATGGGGAGGACTGTATGGCAACGACATCCGCACTGGCAAACAACTCTGGAAGCTCTCCGACAACGGACTCGGCAACCGAGGTGCTTCTCCGGTCTACAAAGACGGAAAATTATGGCTCATCTCCTCCAAAAGCTTTTTCCTGATAGAACCTCAAACCGGTAAAGTACTCCAGCAAAAGGAACTGTCCGCCAATCTGGACGTGACATCTACTCCACTCGTAACCGAACAAGAGATTATCTTCGGCAGCGCAGACCGTGGAGTTTTCGCTCTCGACAAACCGACTCTTTTCATCAAATGGAGAGCCGAGACTTTGCCTTCTCTTGTATACACTGCTCCTTATTCTTCTACGCCGCAGGCGGGAGTAGAAACAAGCCCTGTATCTTCACAAGGAATTGTCTATATCGGAGCTTCCGACGGGTATTTATACGCCATCGACCAGTCAACAGGGATTATCAAAGACAAGTTGTACTTCGGAGCACCAGTTTTCTCAACGATAGCCGTATCGGGAAACAGAATGATAGTTTGTGACTTTGCCGGCAATGTTTACTGCTTTGCATCTAACTAA
- a CDS encoding sodium:solute symporter family protein encodes MKLHTSDLLIICAYLIAMIVIGLILKKRAAQNMDSYFLGGKSLPFYMLGLSNASGMFDITGTMLMVYWAFAYGFKSLWIPWLWPVFNQIFLMVYLSVWLRRSNVLTGAEWIKTRFGKGKGATLSHTIVVVFALLSVLGFLSYGFIGIGKFMEIFIPWEVISPYIPFTVSPEYVPHVYGIFFTAIATFYVMLGGMLSIVWTDVVQFLIMTVAGIVIVVIGMQMVAPDMIHSFVPAGWDSPFFGWTLDIDWSSRMSLLTERMANEPYSLIGIFVMMALLKGIFMSMAGPAPNYDMQKILSCKSPKEAAMMSGSVSVVLLIPRYLMIMGFALLAIYFFKEDGGLTQMEVTRTDFETILPHLITRYVPAGFAGLLLAGLLAAFMSTFASTVNAAPAYIVNDIYLKYINPKASVKTQIRSSYVISVAVVVVSTVIGFFLKDINEIFQWIVGALFGGYIAANVLKWHWWRFNGEGYFWGMTAGVVAAIVMKFTVPDAWVLYFFPVLFGVSLIGCIIGTYSAPATDEETLINFYVNVRPWGCWKPIQEKAIARYPHIQANKNFKRDAFNVAIGIIWQCTLTIIPMYLVVREQLGLWSSIALLLITTLILRKTWYKPLCKEEARYNEEMKQIR; translated from the coding sequence ATGAAATTACACACATCCGATCTTCTGATCATCTGCGCCTACCTCATTGCCATGATTGTCATCGGACTCATACTGAAGAAGCGAGCCGCACAGAATATGGACTCCTATTTCCTGGGAGGCAAATCACTGCCCTTCTATATGCTTGGCCTGTCCAATGCATCCGGAATGTTCGACATCACCGGTACGATGCTAATGGTTTACTGGGCATTTGCCTACGGATTCAAAAGTCTCTGGATTCCCTGGCTGTGGCCGGTATTCAATCAGATATTCCTCATGGTTTATCTGTCGGTGTGGTTGCGGCGTTCCAATGTGCTCACCGGAGCCGAATGGATCAAAACCCGCTTCGGTAAAGGCAAGGGAGCGACACTCTCTCATACCATCGTTGTCGTATTTGCGTTATTAAGCGTACTCGGATTTCTGAGTTACGGATTCATAGGAATAGGCAAATTCATGGAAATCTTTATTCCCTGGGAAGTCATTTCACCCTACATTCCTTTCACGGTATCACCGGAGTATGTTCCGCATGTATACGGTATCTTCTTCACAGCTATCGCCACCTTCTACGTCATGTTGGGGGGAATGCTGAGCATCGTATGGACAGATGTCGTACAGTTCCTTATCATGACGGTGGCAGGCATCGTTATCGTAGTGATCGGTATGCAGATGGTGGCGCCGGATATGATACACTCCTTTGTACCTGCCGGATGGGATTCCCCTTTCTTCGGATGGACGCTCGATATTGACTGGAGCAGCCGGATGAGTTTGCTGACCGAACGAATGGCGAACGAACCTTACAGTCTGATAGGTATCTTTGTCATGATGGCGTTGCTCAAAGGCATCTTCATGAGTATGGCAGGGCCTGCGCCCAACTATGATATGCAGAAAATTCTGTCCTGCAAATCTCCCAAAGAAGCGGCGATGATGAGCGGTTCCGTATCCGTCGTGCTGTTAATTCCACGCTATCTGATGATTATGGGATTTGCATTACTTGCCATCTATTTCTTCAAGGAAGACGGCGGACTGACACAGATGGAGGTGACCCGCACGGACTTTGAGACAATTCTTCCCCATCTGATCACACGATATGTTCCGGCAGGATTTGCAGGATTATTATTGGCAGGTCTACTGGCAGCTTTCATGTCGACCTTTGCTTCTACCGTCAATGCAGCCCCTGCATATATCGTAAATGATATTTATCTGAAATACATCAACCCGAAAGCGAGTGTGAAGACACAGATACGCAGCAGCTATGTCATTTCCGTTGCAGTAGTGGTGGTGAGCACCGTCATCGGATTCTTCCTGAAAGATATCAATGAAATCTTTCAGTGGATTGTTGGTGCACTGTTCGGAGGATACATCGCAGCCAACGTACTGAAATGGCATTGGTGGCGTTTCAACGGTGAAGGTTACTTCTGGGGAATGACTGCCGGAGTAGTGGCCGCTATTGTGATGAAATTTACCGTTCCGGATGCATGGGTACTTTATTTCTTCCCCGTACTGTTCGGCGTCTCTCTGATCGGATGTATCATCGGGACTTACAGTGCTCCGGCTACAGATGAAGAGACTCTGATCAACTTCTACGTCAATGTACGCCCATGGGGATGCTGGAAGCCGATTCAGGAGAAAGCAATCGCCCGTTACCCGCATATTCAGGCGAATAAAAACTTCAAAAGAGATGCCTTCAATGTGGCGATAGGAATCATCTGGCAATGTACGCTTACCATCATTCCAATGTACCTCGTTGTCCGCGAACAGTTAGGGCTCTGGAGTTCTATCGCTTTGCTTCTGATTACCACGCTCATACTCAGAAAAACCTGGTACAAGCCTTTGTGTAAGGAAGAAGCGAGATACAACGAAGAGATGAAACAAATACGATAA
- a CDS encoding ORF6N domain-containing protein produces MELQIIQNKIYEIRGQKVMLDFDLAELYATETRLLKRAVRRNIDRFPIDFMFELSTEEANSLLSSRVSQNGTPQYNFSAYKPFAFTEQGVAMLSSVLHSEVAIRVNINIMRAFVSIRQYVLASEAKNEEIEELKQRIQELENQGCKAFAMINQIGEETLEAINDLSEDTRKELDGIYLALSQLADKQKQVPQHKKRKPIGFVHYDKEE; encoded by the coding sequence ATGGAACTGCAGATTATTCAGAATAAAATATATGAGATCAGAGGGCAGAAGGTGATGCTCGATTTCGATTTGGCGGAATTGTATGCAACAGAAACCCGCTTGTTAAAGCGTGCCGTAAGACGTAACATTGACCGTTTTCCTATTGACTTTATGTTTGAACTCTCGACAGAAGAGGCTAACTCTTTGTTATCCAGTAGGGTATCCCAAAATGGGACACCCCAGTATAACTTCAGTGCTTACAAGCCGTTTGCTTTTACCGAACAGGGTGTAGCCATGCTTTCAAGTGTCCTGCATTCGGAAGTAGCCATTAGGGTAAATATCAATATTATGCGTGCTTTTGTCAGTATCCGCCAATATGTATTGGCTAGTGAAGCCAAGAATGAAGAAATAGAAGAGCTGAAACAGCGCATACAAGAGTTGGAGAATCAAGGTTGCAAAGCTTTCGCAATGATCAATCAGATAGGTGAGGAAACATTGGAGGCAATCAACGACCTTAGCGAAGATACCCGCAAAGAATTGGACGGCATCTATTTAGCTTTATCGCAATTGGCTGATAAACAGAAACAAGTACCCCAGCATAAGAAACGTAAACCGATTGGTTTCGTTCATTATGATAAGGAAGAGTGA
- a CDS encoding GNAT family N-acetyltransferase, whose translation MAITIKKVSTKRELKKFIRFNYRMYKGNPYSVPDLYDDMLNTFNKKKNAAFEFCEADYFLAYRDDKIVGRVAAIINNRANEKWECKNVRFGWIDFIDDPEVSSALIKTVEDWGKERGMTHITGPLGFTDFDAEGMLIEGFDQLSTMATIYNHPYYPVHMERLGFEKDADWVEYKIYIPDAIPDKHKRISELIQRKYNLKIKKYTSGRKIAKDYGQEIFELMNEAYSPLYGYSPLTQRQINQYVKMYLPILDLRMVTLITDADDKLVCVGISMPSLAEALQKSHGRLLPLGWFYLLKALFMKRRAKMLDLLLVAVKPEYQNKGVNALLFSDLIPVYQKLGFIFAESNPELELNGKVQAQWDYFETKQHKRRRAFTKEIK comes from the coding sequence ATGGCTATTACAATCAAGAAAGTCTCTACAAAGAGAGAACTTAAGAAGTTTATTCGCTTTAATTACAGGATGTATAAGGGCAATCCATATTCCGTGCCCGACCTTTACGACGATATGCTCAACACATTCAACAAAAAGAAGAATGCGGCATTCGAGTTCTGTGAAGCAGATTACTTCCTGGCATACCGGGACGACAAAATCGTAGGTCGTGTGGCCGCTATCATCAATAACCGCGCCAACGAAAAGTGGGAATGCAAGAACGTCCGTTTCGGATGGATAGATTTCATTGATGACCCCGAAGTATCATCCGCACTCATCAAGACCGTCGAAGACTGGGGAAAAGAGCGCGGCATGACCCACATCACAGGTCCTCTGGGATTCACCGATTTCGATGCGGAAGGAATGCTGATCGAAGGATTCGACCAACTCAGCACAATGGCTACTATCTACAACCACCCGTACTACCCCGTACACATGGAGAGACTCGGTTTCGAGAAAGACGCCGACTGGGTGGAATACAAAATCTACATCCCCGATGCCATCCCCGACAAGCACAAGCGTATCTCCGAACTGATTCAACGAAAATACAACCTGAAGATAAAGAAATACACCTCCGGAAGAAAAATAGCCAAAGACTACGGACAGGAAATCTTCGAACTGATGAACGAAGCATACAGCCCGCTCTACGGCTACTCCCCGCTGACGCAACGGCAAATCAACCAGTACGTAAAGATGTATCTCCCGATTCTCGACTTACGGATGGTTACCCTCATTACCGACGCCGACGACAAGCTGGTATGCGTAGGCATCTCCATGCCGTCTCTTGCCGAGGCCCTGCAAAAGTCACACGGCCGTCTGCTCCCTCTAGGATGGTTCTATCTGCTGAAAGCACTGTTCATGAAACGCCGTGCCAAAATGCTTGACCTGCTGCTTGTAGCAGTCAAACCGGAGTACCAGAATAAAGGTGTTAACGCTTTGTTATTTTCCGATTTAATTCCGGTTTATCAAAAATTAGGTTTTATCTTTGCGGAAAGCAACCCCGAACTGGAACTGAACGGAAAAGTCCAGGCACAATGGGATTACTTTGAGACTAAGCAACATAAGCGCCGCCGTGCGTTCACCAAAGAGATTAAATAA
- the coaD gene encoding pantetheine-phosphate adenylyltransferase: MRKAIFPGTFDPFTIGHYSVVERALTFMDEIIIGIGINENKNTYFPIEKREEMIRNLYKDNPRIKVMSYDCLTIDFAQQVEAQFIVRGIRTVKDFEYEETIADINRKLAGIETILLFTEPELTCVSSTIVRELLTYNKDISQFIPEGMEIN; this comes from the coding sequence ATGAGAAAAGCAATATTTCCGGGTACATTCGACCCCTTCACCATCGGTCATTATTCGGTAGTGGAACGTGCACTCACCTTTATGGACGAGATAATCATCGGGATCGGTATCAACGAAAACAAGAATACCTATTTCCCCATCGAGAAAAGAGAAGAAATGATCCGGAATCTCTACAAGGACAATCCCCGCATCAAAGTGATGTCTTACGACTGTCTGACGATAGACTTTGCCCAACAGGTAGAAGCACAATTCATCGTTCGCGGCATCCGCACGGTCAAGGATTTCGAGTACGAGGAAACGATTGCCGACATTAACCGCAAACTGGCGGGCATCGAAACCATCCTGCTCTTCACAGAACCGGAACTGACCTGCGTCAGCTCAACGATTGTACGCGAGCTGCTGACTTACAACAAAGATATCAGCCAGTTTATCCCCGAAGGAATGGAGATAAATTGA
- a CDS encoding glycoside hydrolase family 130 protein: protein MNRYDNRLHILTKEYDELISRENEKILPGNGVFERYKYPILTAEHPPLEWRYDFNPETNPYLMERFGINAVFNAGAIKFNGKYLVMARVEGHDRKSFFAIAESPNGIDNFRFWEYPVQLPDLYPEETNVYDMRLTKHEDGWIYGIFCSESKDPDAPAGDLTSAIAAAGIIRSRDLKNWERLPNLVSQSQQRNVVLHPEFVDGKYALYTRPQDGFIDAGSGGGISWALIDDITHAVIKKEIVIEQRHYHTIKEVKNGEGPHPIKTPQGWLHLAHGVRACAAGLRYVLYLYMTSLDDPRKVIAQPGGYFMAPVGEERTGDVSNVLFSNGWIADEDGTVYIYYASSDTRMHVATSTIERLIDYCRHTPEDRLRSTTSVKSIYDIIEANKLVMSENAVVL, encoded by the coding sequence ATGAATAGATATGATAACAGACTACATATTCTCACGAAAGAATATGATGAGCTCATCTCACGTGAAAATGAAAAGATACTGCCCGGCAATGGTGTTTTTGAACGATACAAATATCCCATTCTGACAGCAGAGCACCCTCCGCTGGAGTGGAGATACGACTTCAATCCGGAAACAAATCCCTATCTGATGGAACGTTTCGGCATTAACGCCGTATTCAATGCAGGCGCTATCAAATTCAACGGGAAATATCTTGTTATGGCACGGGTAGAAGGACATGACCGCAAATCATTCTTCGCCATCGCAGAAAGTCCCAATGGTATCGACAACTTCCGCTTTTGGGAATATCCGGTACAACTGCCGGACCTATATCCGGAAGAAACGAACGTCTACGATATGCGTCTGACAAAACACGAGGACGGATGGATATACGGTATCTTCTGCTCGGAAAGCAAAGATCCGGACGCACCCGCAGGAGACCTCACCTCGGCCATTGCAGCAGCAGGAATCATACGCAGCAGGGACCTTAAAAACTGGGAACGCCTGCCCAACCTCGTCTCCCAAAGCCAGCAACGGAATGTAGTGCTGCACCCAGAGTTCGTAGACGGAAAATATGCATTGTACACCCGTCCGCAGGACGGATTCATCGATGCAGGCAGCGGAGGCGGTATTTCATGGGCATTGATAGACGATATCACTCATGCAGTGATCAAGAAGGAAATCGTCATAGAACAGCGCCATTATCACACGATCAAAGAAGTGAAAAACGGTGAAGGGCCTCATCCCATCAAGACTCCCCAAGGATGGCTACATCTGGCACACGGAGTCCGTGCCTGTGCTGCCGGGCTCAGATATGTCCTATATCTGTATATGACGTCTTTAGATGATCCAAGGAAGGTGATAGCCCAGCCGGGAGGTTACTTCATGGCACCTGTGGGAGAAGAAAGAACCGGAGATGTATCCAACGTGCTATTCTCCAACGGATGGATCGCGGATGAAGACGGAACGGTATACATCTACTATGCTTCCTCCGACACACGGATGCACGTAGCGACTTCTACGATCGAACGACTAATCGATTACTGCCGGCATACACCGGAAGACAGACTCCGTTCCACGACTTCCGTGAAAAGCATATACGATATCATAGAAGCCAATAAGCTCGTGATGTCGGAAAATGCCGTTGTATTATAG